Proteins found in one Brevibacillus brevis genomic segment:
- a CDS encoding ATP-grasp domain-containing protein, whose protein sequence is MNVLVTSVGRRVKLLHYFVREWGDTGKIIAVDCDPTAPALYAAHYHEQVPRIDDPGYLDALLHICQRYEIKAILSLIDPELTLLAAYADRFYMQGIEVIVSDRDVIQMCLDKMATYDFLSAHQIPAIPTFTKVDEVQAALTAGQITYPLIVKPRYGSASLGITRVENDQEWSMLMENTEDVVIQPFLQAEEYGVDGYVDLISGELVTLFTRKKLRMRAGETDRSLAVKDPRLLSLAKELIRVLEPRGPIDIDCFLVGDQYVVSEINPRFGGGYPHAHESGVNSVRALLQNIKGLVNVPKVGEYKEGSIMMKYDEVMLLE, encoded by the coding sequence ATGAACGTACTTGTGACCAGTGTAGGCAGACGAGTCAAGCTGCTCCACTATTTTGTACGCGAATGGGGTGACACTGGCAAAATCATCGCAGTCGACTGCGATCCGACAGCCCCGGCCCTGTACGCTGCCCATTATCATGAGCAGGTGCCGCGTATCGACGATCCTGGTTATCTCGATGCCCTGCTGCACATTTGCCAACGCTACGAGATCAAGGCAATCCTCTCTTTAATAGACCCGGAGCTGACACTGTTGGCTGCATATGCAGATCGTTTCTACATGCAGGGCATCGAGGTGATCGTGTCCGATCGGGATGTAATCCAGATGTGCTTGGATAAGATGGCTACGTATGATTTTTTGTCCGCGCATCAGATTCCCGCCATTCCCACCTTTACAAAAGTGGATGAGGTACAAGCAGCGCTTACAGCAGGGCAGATTACATATCCATTGATTGTCAAGCCGCGGTATGGAAGTGCCAGTTTAGGCATCACACGTGTGGAGAATGATCAAGAATGGTCCATGCTCATGGAAAACACGGAGGATGTCGTCATTCAACCGTTCTTGCAGGCAGAGGAGTACGGAGTGGACGGCTATGTGGATCTGATCTCGGGGGAGCTGGTGACACTATTCACCCGCAAAAAGCTGCGTATGCGGGCAGGGGAGACGGATCGCTCACTCGCGGTAAAAGATCCGCGTCTGCTATCGCTAGCGAAGGAACTGATTCGTGTCCTGGAGCCGCGAGGGCCCATTGACATCGATTGTTTTTTGGTGGGAGATCAGTACGTTGTGTCGGAGATCAATCCCCGCTTTGGCGGAGGGTATCCGCATGCTCACGAAAGCGGAGTGAACAGCGTCCGTGCGCTTCTCCAAAACATAAAGGGTCTGGTGAATGTACCAAAAGTAGGGGAGTACAAGGAAGGAAGCATCATGATGAAATACGATGAGGTCATGCTTCTGGAGTGA
- a CDS encoding DegT/DnrJ/EryC1/StrS family aminotransferase, which yields MSAQQRIFLSPPHMGEDEQELVADAFASNWIAPLGEHVDAFEREIAQYVGVKAALAVSSGTAAIHLGLRLAGVAPGDTVFCSSLTFVASANPILYQGATPVFIDSEEGSWNMSPQALERALQEAAAADKLPKAVVIVNLYGQSADMWPLMALCEQYGVRVVEDAAESLGAVYKGRMSGAFGHVGTFSFNGNKIMTTSGGGMLVSDDVEAIEKARFWSTQAKEPVRHYQHEEMGYNYRLSNVLAAIGRGQLRVLEERIEARRGIYKRYEQALGQLPGISFMPEPATGRSTRWLTVMRLNPADTTLSAAQLIDALGRENIEARPVWKPMHLQPLFAQCQYYPHQPDESISDQLFAEGVCLPSGSSLTAEQQERVIGLIMSCLLNQERGVRHV from the coding sequence ATGAGTGCGCAGCAGCGGATTTTTTTATCACCGCCACATATGGGGGAGGATGAGCAGGAGTTGGTGGCAGACGCCTTTGCCTCCAATTGGATTGCACCATTGGGGGAACACGTCGATGCTTTTGAGCGGGAGATTGCCCAGTATGTCGGCGTAAAAGCTGCGCTGGCTGTATCCTCTGGAACGGCTGCTATCCATCTCGGCCTTAGGCTAGCCGGTGTGGCTCCGGGTGATACGGTGTTTTGCTCCAGTCTCACCTTCGTCGCCAGTGCCAATCCGATTCTGTACCAGGGAGCGACTCCAGTATTCATTGATTCCGAGGAAGGGTCCTGGAATATGTCTCCGCAGGCATTAGAGCGAGCCTTGCAGGAAGCTGCAGCAGCGGACAAGTTGCCCAAGGCGGTCGTCATCGTCAATTTATATGGGCAGAGCGCAGATATGTGGCCGTTGATGGCGCTTTGTGAGCAGTATGGGGTGCGCGTGGTGGAAGATGCAGCAGAATCGTTAGGAGCTGTATACAAAGGGAGAATGAGCGGTGCCTTTGGTCATGTTGGGACTTTTTCATTTAATGGCAATAAAATCATGACGACTTCAGGTGGTGGAATGCTCGTCTCCGATGACGTTGAGGCGATTGAAAAGGCGCGCTTCTGGTCGACGCAGGCGAAGGAGCCAGTGAGGCATTACCAGCATGAAGAGATGGGCTACAACTATCGGTTGAGCAACGTACTGGCGGCAATTGGCCGGGGGCAGCTGCGCGTCTTGGAGGAGCGAATCGAGGCAAGGCGAGGGATTTATAAGCGTTATGAACAAGCCCTCGGACAATTGCCTGGCATTTCGTTCATGCCCGAGCCGGCGACAGGGCGATCCACCCGCTGGCTAACGGTGATGAGACTGAATCCAGCTGACACGACACTCTCTGCTGCACAATTGATCGATGCACTGGGTAGAGAAAATATCGAAGCCCGTCCCGTGTGGAAGCCGATGCATCTACAACCGTTGTTCGCACAATGCCAATACTATCCGCACCAACCTGATGAGAGTATATCAGATCAGCTGTTTGCCGAAGGTGTTTGCTTGCCGTCGGGTTCCAGCTTGACTGCTGAACAACAGGAGCGGGTCATCGGTCTGATCATGAGCTGCCTCCTGAACCAGGAACGGGGGGTGCGCCATGTATAG
- a CDS encoding NTP transferase domain-containing protein has protein sequence MKALLMAAGLGSRINEQIDGIPKCTVDIGNQALIENTITELRRHGIDEIAMVVGYRANVITQLLGDEPIRFYHNPFYDRTNSMVSLWFAREFLQGSDCLLLNADVYFESKVLEVVLQETRCPVMFADPVRRYEGDYKFGYENGLLLRHGKELSLEETTGEYVGIAKLQESFLPIFLRRVQRLIQEKQYDLWWENVLYSFLGERNVYVAQIPSGLFWAEVDTWEDYRRILQFTNHLAHR, from the coding sequence ATGAAGGCACTGCTCATGGCAGCAGGTCTCGGGTCACGAATCAACGAGCAAATTGACGGTATTCCCAAGTGTACAGTGGACATCGGAAACCAGGCGCTCATTGAAAATACGATAACGGAGCTAAGGCGCCACGGAATTGATGAGATCGCGATGGTGGTGGGCTATCGAGCCAACGTGATTACCCAGTTGCTCGGAGATGAACCGATTCGTTTTTATCACAACCCTTTTTATGATCGGACGAATAGTATGGTGTCCCTCTGGTTCGCCCGCGAGTTTTTGCAAGGAAGCGACTGCTTGCTGTTGAACGCCGACGTTTACTTTGAGTCGAAGGTACTGGAGGTCGTGTTGCAAGAGACCAGATGCCCTGTCATGTTTGCTGATCCAGTGCGTCGCTATGAGGGGGATTATAAATTTGGCTATGAAAACGGACTCTTGCTCCGCCATGGAAAGGAGCTCTCACTGGAAGAGACAACTGGCGAATACGTTGGAATTGCCAAGCTTCAAGAGAGCTTTCTGCCAATATTTTTGCGGCGAGTACAAAGGTTGATTCAGGAGAAGCAGTATGATTTGTGGTGGGAAAATGTCCTCTATTCTTTTTTGGGGGAAAGGAATGTGTATGTCGCACAAATACCATCGGGATTGTTTTGGGCAGAGGTTGATACGTGGGAGGATTATCGGCGAATCCTGCAATTCACCAACCATCTGGCGCACAGGTAA
- a CDS encoding diaminopimelate decarboxylase — protein MYSYEQLEKWRSLCSSSYYVLDTVKLSENYRRFQRAFTQRYEHVVVAYSYKTNYLPFLCQKLHQLGAHAEVVSRLEYELARKLGVDPASIIFNGPLKTEEDIHFVLEQGSLINLDSFSEIPWVVAYAKQYPEQTFRIGLRINVDLARGGVSPLQNGYEVSRFGFCVENGNLEKALSQLAVAPNVHVVGLHGHFSTNRSVGVYRQIARYLCRLGKQHLGERLAFIDMGGGFFGELPTSFGMTAAPTFEEYAEAITSVMKEELAELDHAPLLILEPGISLVADAVDFVCQVIDVKENRGERFVLVDGSIHNVKPTMHAHPLPARHVCNRKPVPEASYHVVGYTCMEKDYLLQSYTGPLPDSGDYFVFGHVGAYTLVFNPPFIRERPPVLAIDGKDTVIVRGKETLQQFIPESVYRFHVDKQGVVN, from the coding sequence ATGTATAGTTATGAGCAGCTAGAAAAATGGCGTAGCCTCTGCTCGTCTTCTTATTACGTGCTGGACACCGTGAAGCTCTCCGAGAACTATCGTCGTTTCCAACGGGCTTTTACCCAGCGGTATGAGCATGTAGTCGTCGCGTATTCGTATAAGACCAATTACTTGCCGTTTTTATGCCAAAAGCTGCATCAGCTAGGGGCGCATGCTGAAGTCGTCTCTCGACTGGAATACGAATTGGCACGGAAACTCGGCGTCGACCCTGCGTCCATCATTTTTAACGGCCCGCTCAAAACGGAAGAGGACATTCATTTTGTCTTGGAGCAGGGGAGCCTGATCAATCTGGATTCTTTTTCGGAAATCCCGTGGGTGGTGGCCTACGCCAAGCAGTATCCCGAGCAGACGTTTCGGATCGGGCTGCGGATTAATGTGGATTTGGCCAGGGGTGGCGTGAGTCCTCTGCAAAATGGGTACGAGGTCAGCCGATTTGGTTTTTGCGTCGAAAACGGCAATTTGGAAAAAGCCCTGAGTCAATTGGCTGTCGCCCCGAATGTGCATGTAGTCGGGTTGCATGGACACTTTTCCACCAATCGCAGTGTCGGTGTGTATCGCCAAATTGCGCGCTATTTATGCCGTTTGGGAAAACAGCATTTGGGTGAGCGGCTTGCTTTTATCGATATGGGAGGCGGATTTTTTGGCGAGCTCCCGACCTCATTCGGGATGACGGCTGCACCAACCTTTGAGGAGTACGCCGAAGCGATTACGTCAGTCATGAAGGAGGAGCTGGCAGAGCTGGATCACGCTCCGTTGCTGATTCTGGAGCCGGGTATTTCACTTGTGGCAGATGCCGTTGATTTCGTTTGCCAGGTCATCGATGTAAAAGAAAACAGAGGAGAGCGATTTGTTCTCGTGGATGGCAGCATTCACAATGTCAAGCCGACGATGCACGCGCACCCTTTGCCAGCCCGACATGTGTGCAACCGCAAGCCAGTTCCCGAAGCGAGCTATCATGTCGTCGGGTATACGTGCATGGAAAAAGATTATTTGCTTCAAAGCTATACGGGACCTTTGCCTGATAGCGGGGATTATTTTGTCTTCGGACACGTAGGGGCGTATACGCTTGTCTTTAATCCACCTTTTATTCGGGAGAGGCCGCCGGTTCTCGCTATCGATGGAAAAGATACAGTCATTGTCAGGGGAAAAGAGACTCTCCAACAATTCATACCCGAATCGGTTTATCGTTTTCACGTTGACAAGCAGGGGGTCGTGAACTGA
- a CDS encoding polysaccharide deacetylase family protein: protein MDKTGAFVISLDFELYWGVRDKRTIQSYEQNLLGVRQVIPALLELFAKYEMHVTWATVGFLFCESRKELASVVPWHLPAYADEKLSPYPYMDTDAIGEHEQVDPYHFAPSLIKLISSYPHQFIGSHTLSHYYCLEPGQTPEAFAADLDSFHRVTHKKGYSPTSIVFPRNQVQPAYLSLCKKKGFRSYRGNEQSWMYHTQGAAEETLFKRAMRLMDAYVNLSGHNNYVSLQRSPEGMVDVPSSRFLRPYHPRLQRLEKWRMKRIKRDLTHTAEHNRLYHLWWHPENFGNHMEENLSFLEEILQHYSMLRERYGMQSLSMEEAAAKWNQQEVRHEVLV from the coding sequence TTGGACAAGACGGGAGCATTCGTCATTTCCCTAGACTTTGAACTTTACTGGGGCGTCCGAGACAAGAGAACCATTCAGTCCTATGAGCAAAATTTGCTAGGCGTTCGTCAAGTGATCCCCGCACTTTTGGAGCTGTTTGCCAAGTATGAAATGCACGTCACCTGGGCGACTGTCGGTTTTTTGTTTTGCGAGTCGCGCAAGGAGCTGGCAAGTGTCGTCCCATGGCATCTCCCGGCGTATGCCGATGAAAAGCTGTCACCCTATCCCTATATGGACACAGATGCGATCGGAGAGCATGAGCAGGTCGACCCGTATCATTTTGCTCCTTCCTTAATCAAGCTGATATCCTCTTACCCGCATCAATTCATCGGAAGCCACACCCTTTCCCACTACTATTGTCTGGAGCCGGGACAGACTCCCGAAGCTTTTGCTGCTGACCTTGATTCTTTTCATCGAGTGACTCACAAAAAAGGATACTCCCCTACCAGCATCGTTTTTCCGCGAAATCAGGTACAGCCTGCCTATTTATCTTTGTGCAAGAAAAAGGGGTTTCGTTCCTATCGCGGCAACGAGCAGTCTTGGATGTATCACACACAAGGGGCTGCCGAAGAGACATTGTTCAAAAGAGCCATGCGACTGATGGATGCGTATGTGAATCTCTCCGGTCATAACAATTATGTTTCATTGCAGCGTAGTCCAGAGGGAATGGTCGATGTTCCATCCAGTCGGTTTTTGCGTCCTTATCATCCTCGACTACAGAGGTTGGAAAAATGGCGCATGAAAAGAATCAAACGCGACCTGACTCATACGGCAGAGCACAATCGCTTGTACCATCTATGGTGGCATCCGGAAAACTTCGGGAACCACATGGAAGAGAATCTGTCCTTTTTGGAGGAAATCCTCCAGCATTACTCCATGTTACGCGAGAGGTACGGCATGCAGAGCCTCAGTATGGAGGAAGCGGCAGCGAAGTGGAATCAACAGGAGGTGCGGCATGAAGTCCTTGTTTGA
- a CDS encoding sugar transferase → MKSLFDRGVSFLMLVMLSPLILLVSLLIRWKLGSPVLFVQERPGLHGKPFFIYKFRTMTNERDESGVLLSDEQRLGSFGTLLRKYSLDELPQLWNVLRGEMSLVGPRPLLMEYLPLYTPRQLKRHDVKPGITGWAQVNGRNAIDWEQKFELDVWYVENGSFLLDMRIIGLTIKRVFQSTGINQLGSVTVEDFRGSENTERAGREACEPDRTVGTG, encoded by the coding sequence ATGAAGTCCTTGTTTGATCGTGGCGTATCCTTCCTGATGCTCGTCATGCTGTCCCCGCTGATTTTGCTGGTGAGTCTGCTCATCCGTTGGAAGCTGGGGTCTCCGGTTTTGTTTGTACAAGAGCGACCAGGTTTGCACGGAAAACCTTTTTTTATCTACAAATTTCGCACGATGACCAATGAGCGTGATGAGAGTGGAGTGCTTCTCTCTGACGAGCAGCGGCTGGGTTCATTCGGAACGCTTTTGCGCAAGTATAGCTTGGATGAATTGCCACAACTATGGAATGTGCTTCGCGGTGAAATGAGCCTCGTAGGGCCGAGACCGCTACTGATGGAGTACTTGCCGTTGTACACGCCGCGGCAGTTAAAACGACACGACGTAAAGCCGGGGATTACAGGCTGGGCGCAGGTCAATGGAAGAAATGCGATTGACTGGGAGCAAAAGTTCGAGCTGGACGTCTGGTATGTAGAAAATGGCAGCTTTTTACTGGATATGCGGATTATCGGTCTGACGATCAAGCGTGTTTTTCAATCGACAGGCATAAATCAACTGGGCAGCGTCACGGTAGAAGACTTCAGAGGGAGTGAAAACACAGAGCGCGCTGGGAGGGAAGCATGTGAGCCTGATCGTACTGTCGGAACAGGATGA
- a CDS encoding O-antigen ligase family protein: MMIKEKLSPDKILLLLYVVLKPFYFFPSGNPQIADFIMLILIAYSFLFRLGRVNRRLGFFLFLTLLFLYDIMMVNGIWAIALGGEMDVFSSTKWYLYNGAVMLALVILFRRNPQEYVKWVFLATSTSLLVQAFILVSGLSPDSDEFRQSLFFNNPNQLGYFGLLCMGICLLCARFVSVKTIPLFVAIGTAFSIIAASLSKAAIISAVGMYLVFLLLSIKERTGLFWMNLLCVLVSSFTVFFIYLYTNENVLSDASIYTQIEERMVTLGEDSDDNWAARGYDRIANHPEYILFGAGEGMYERFNSSISLELHSTLANLFFSYGVMGTVLFILVIYGAVRGHRLVAWYPLFFQILYGLTHNGIRETFFWIMLALYFVTAEINTRQIKNGGDLLEKNLTSMRN; the protein is encoded by the coding sequence ATGATGATCAAGGAAAAGCTCTCACCGGACAAGATCCTTCTTTTGCTATATGTGGTACTTAAGCCCTTCTACTTCTTCCCAAGTGGCAATCCGCAAATCGCCGATTTTATTATGCTGATCTTGATCGCCTACAGCTTCTTGTTTCGCTTGGGGCGGGTCAACCGCAGACTCGGATTTTTTCTCTTCCTTACCCTTCTGTTTTTGTACGACATTATGATGGTGAACGGCATATGGGCGATTGCACTCGGCGGGGAAATGGATGTATTCAGCTCGACCAAGTGGTATTTGTACAACGGAGCCGTGATGCTTGCCCTGGTTATTTTGTTCAGGCGCAACCCGCAAGAGTACGTCAAATGGGTCTTCCTGGCTACGTCCACTTCCTTGCTCGTTCAGGCATTCATTCTCGTGTCAGGACTGTCACCGGATAGTGACGAGTTCAGGCAGTCCTTGTTCTTCAACAATCCGAACCAGCTCGGCTATTTTGGGCTTCTGTGCATGGGGATATGCCTGCTGTGTGCCCGCTTCGTATCTGTGAAGACCATTCCTCTCTTTGTTGCGATCGGCACGGCGTTTAGCATCATTGCAGCGTCCCTGTCAAAAGCAGCGATCATTAGTGCCGTAGGGATGTACCTCGTTTTTTTGCTCCTCTCGATCAAAGAACGCACGGGCTTGTTTTGGATGAATCTCCTTTGCGTGCTCGTCTCGTCCTTCACTGTCTTCTTCATCTATTTGTACACCAACGAAAACGTGCTGAGCGATGCTTCTATTTACACACAAATCGAAGAACGAATGGTCACACTCGGCGAAGATTCGGATGACAATTGGGCAGCGCGGGGCTATGACCGGATTGCCAACCATCCGGAGTACATTTTGTTCGGAGCAGGGGAAGGGATGTACGAGCGATTTAACAGCAGCATTTCGTTGGAACTCCATTCTACCTTAGCCAACCTGTTCTTTTCCTACGGCGTAATGGGCACGGTGTTGTTCATTCTCGTGATTTATGGGGCGGTTCGTGGGCATCGATTGGTTGCTTGGTATCCGCTTTTTTTCCAAATTTTGTACGGACTCACTCATAATGGAATTCGCGAAACGTTTTTCTGGATCATGCTCGCGCTGTATTTTGTGACAGCCGAAATCAATACGCGTCAGATCAAAAATGGCGGTGATCTGCTTGAAAAAAATCTTACAAGTATGCGCAATTGA
- a CDS encoding putative RNA methyltransferase, with protein MSTAISQHVGIFRCPNCQAAMRNVPVTSLVCNNHHCFDLSKHGYVHLATRTYKTKYDKQLFAARRAIMEQGFFDPLYDVLSEVILHRTDAEESQMYVLDAGCGEGYHLTQVRQRVMQTSKVPFVGVGVDLAKEGVMLAAKSDPEVVWCVGDLTNAPFVDRQFSCILNLLSPSNSDEFHRLLADDGRMIKVIPEANYLRELREALYQETPKTQYKNTRTIEHFKTSFQLIGKERVQYQFRLEEERLVSLLQMTPLAWGATPEQLERVSDLAGVDMTIDLLVLIGRK; from the coding sequence ATGTCTACAGCTATCTCCCAGCATGTGGGGATTTTTCGTTGTCCAAATTGCCAGGCAGCTATGCGCAACGTACCTGTCACCAGCTTGGTATGCAACAATCATCATTGCTTTGATTTATCCAAGCACGGCTATGTCCACTTGGCTACGCGAACCTACAAAACAAAGTATGACAAGCAATTGTTTGCGGCGAGAAGGGCGATCATGGAGCAAGGCTTCTTTGATCCTTTGTATGACGTATTGAGCGAAGTCATCCTGCATAGGACAGACGCTGAGGAAAGCCAGATGTACGTGCTGGATGCAGGATGCGGCGAAGGCTATCATCTGACACAGGTTCGGCAGAGAGTGATGCAAACAAGCAAAGTCCCATTTGTCGGAGTGGGTGTCGATCTCGCCAAAGAGGGGGTTATGCTCGCGGCGAAGAGCGATCCAGAAGTAGTTTGGTGCGTTGGCGATTTGACAAATGCGCCGTTTGTCGACAGACAGTTTTCATGCATTTTGAATCTATTATCTCCATCCAATTCGGATGAGTTTCATAGACTCCTGGCTGATGATGGAAGGATGATCAAAGTCATTCCGGAGGCCAACTATTTGCGAGAGCTACGAGAAGCCTTGTATCAAGAGACTCCCAAAACACAATATAAGAATACTCGTACGATCGAGCACTTCAAAACCAGCTTCCAGCTAATTGGTAAGGAACGGGTTCAGTATCAGTTCCGACTGGAGGAAGAGCGTCTTGTTTCCCTGCTTCAGATGACTCCGTTGGCGTGGGGAGCGACACCTGAGCAATTGGAGCGAGTGTCTGACTTGGCAGGAGTGGATATGACGATAGACTTACTTGTATTGATTGGCAGGAAATAA
- a CDS encoding glycosyltransferase family 4 protein: MICLKKILQVCAIDRSVESLLFPLIEKLMGEGYEVHTACSDTGRFDVLTAKGLTLRSIPIKRKIDPISNLVTIGALYRLMKREKYDVVHVHTPIAAVLGRVAARLAGVPHVIYTAHGYFFHEGMSKRTYRMYYTLEKWFARHMTDYLLLQSREDYELSVQDGFSSQAERILHIGNGVDLTERFHPRHVTREKVQSIKSSLGLRDDHVVITYVGRMVSEKGIFELLEAFRKLAGEFPRLRLLLVGDVSSSERDQRGQNFVELCRQHPQIILAGFRTDIPELMATSDIFVLPSHREGLPRSIIEAMAMAKPIVATNIRGCREEVRDGVNGFLVEPKQICPLYAALKKLVVDSRLREAFGQNSRSIALEHFDERTVLAKQAALFAQLTGQLREEREQEKGGSGEDWTRREHSSFP; encoded by the coding sequence GTGATCTGCTTGAAAAAAATCTTACAAGTATGCGCAATTGACCGCTCTGTAGAAAGCTTGCTGTTTCCCCTGATTGAAAAGCTGATGGGTGAAGGCTACGAGGTGCATACCGCGTGTTCGGATACAGGGCGCTTTGATGTGCTAACAGCAAAGGGATTGACGCTCAGAAGTATCCCCATTAAGCGAAAGATCGACCCGATTTCCAATCTGGTCACGATTGGGGCATTGTATCGGTTAATGAAAAGGGAGAAGTATGATGTCGTGCATGTTCATACACCGATCGCTGCTGTTCTCGGGCGTGTGGCAGCAAGGTTGGCAGGAGTGCCGCATGTCATTTACACAGCACATGGCTACTTCTTTCATGAGGGCATGAGCAAAAGAACGTATCGGATGTATTACACGCTGGAAAAATGGTTTGCCCGGCATATGACTGACTATCTTTTGCTTCAAAGTCGGGAGGATTACGAGTTGAGCGTGCAGGATGGCTTCTCCTCTCAGGCGGAGCGGATTCTGCATATTGGCAACGGTGTTGATCTCACAGAACGCTTTCACCCGCGACACGTTACGAGAGAAAAGGTCCAGTCCATCAAGTCCTCACTGGGGCTGCGGGATGATCATGTGGTGATCACCTATGTAGGACGTATGGTCTCGGAGAAAGGAATTTTTGAGCTGTTGGAGGCCTTTCGCAAGCTGGCGGGCGAATTTCCACGTCTGCGCCTCTTGTTGGTGGGGGACGTGTCTTCCAGTGAACGCGATCAGCGGGGGCAAAACTTCGTGGAGCTTTGTCGACAGCATCCGCAAATCATTTTGGCTGGATTCCGCACAGACATCCCGGAGTTGATGGCCACCAGTGATATTTTTGTCCTTCCTTCTCATCGCGAAGGGCTGCCTCGATCCATCATTGAGGCAATGGCGATGGCAAAACCGATCGTCGCCACGAATATCCGTGGATGTCGGGAAGAAGTCAGAGACGGGGTCAACGGATTTTTAGTAGAACCAAAACAGATATGTCCCTTGTATGCAGCTTTAAAAAAGCTCGTAGTGGATTCGAGACTCAGAGAAGCATTCGGGCAGAACAGCCGCAGTATCGCGCTTGAGCACTTTGATGAGCGAACGGTCCTCGCGAAGCAGGCGGCGTTATTTGCCCAACTGACTGGTCAGCTGAGAGAAGAAAGAGAGCAGGAGAAAGGAGGCAGCGGAGAAGATTGGACAAGACGGGAGCATTCGTCATTTCCCTAG
- a CDS encoding GNAT family N-acetyltransferase, whose amino-acid sequence MSLIVLSEQDDWTEYLRRFFKLDVSYTKEFVQLYAKMEQGTPEAVFFKSGENEVFYPYLVRRLDGWIPGYADLVSIGYGGPFVVGGQTAARLFQEQFHVYCRYKNYLTETVRFHPLLGNAELFADQMRLDLVRMVTAVDLRPTLSYIRAHYTQNVGRNIRKAAANDVRVTLGGTDWLPSFIQLHRETMDRNQAAAIYYYAPEFFWGLMKKTELCKPRLLLAMHEDRPVAGVLLLSGNQFAHYQLGASHTEDMALGVNHLLFDAMIQQAKQDGAQLLLLGGGNLDGDGLFRFKSSFANGNHFPYWMGKKVHDEEVYLALCQKLQVDQAGEQDFFPAYRNGGTS is encoded by the coding sequence GTGAGCCTGATCGTACTGTCGGAACAGGATGATTGGACCGAATATTTGCGACGGTTTTTCAAATTAGACGTGTCCTACACGAAAGAATTTGTGCAGCTATACGCCAAAATGGAGCAGGGCACGCCAGAAGCTGTCTTTTTCAAGAGTGGGGAGAACGAGGTTTTCTACCCGTATTTGGTCAGACGTCTGGATGGGTGGATTCCCGGCTATGCGGATTTGGTTTCGATTGGATACGGAGGGCCATTTGTCGTGGGAGGACAGACGGCTGCCCGATTGTTCCAGGAGCAATTCCACGTCTACTGTCGGTACAAAAACTATCTGACAGAAACGGTCCGCTTTCATCCGTTGCTGGGAAATGCGGAGCTGTTTGCGGATCAAATGCGACTGGATTTGGTGAGGATGGTAACGGCTGTCGATTTGCGCCCCACACTTTCCTACATTCGTGCTCACTATACGCAAAACGTCGGACGAAATATCAGGAAGGCCGCGGCAAACGACGTCCGGGTTACATTGGGCGGAACCGATTGGCTTCCTTCTTTTATCCAGCTGCATCGGGAGACGATGGACCGTAATCAAGCCGCGGCGATCTATTACTATGCACCTGAATTTTTTTGGGGACTCATGAAAAAAACAGAGCTGTGCAAGCCGCGGCTTCTGCTTGCCATGCATGAGGATCGGCCGGTGGCGGGAGTACTTTTGCTCAGTGGAAATCAATTCGCCCATTATCAGCTAGGGGCATCCCATACGGAAGACATGGCGCTTGGCGTCAACCACCTCCTCTTCGACGCCATGATCCAGCAGGCAAAGCAAGATGGAGCACAGCTACTTCTCCTTGGAGGAGGGAATTTGGATGGGGATGGCTTGTTCCGTTTCAAGTCCTCGTTTGCAAACGGCAATCATTTTCCGTACTGGATGGGCAAAAAAGTTCACGATGAGGAAGTGTATCTGGCTTTGTGCCAAAAACTACAGGTCGATCAGGCTGGCGAGCAAGATTTCTTTCCTGCCTATCGCAATGGAGGGACGTCGTAA